In the genome of Deltaproteobacteria bacterium, one region contains:
- a CDS encoding winged helix-turn-helix transcriptional regulator — translation MKESEAVELKRSLAELKDGLISVAAILNKHGKGELWFGLKNTGVAVGLQVTEKTLRDLSQAIAAHIEPKIFPQITQESLTGKPCIKVAFDGKERPYFAYGRAYMRVADEDRQMSAKELERLILARNREVIRWDTEPCKTSIKELNERKIRDFVKRAGLVWDKTTNVLEKLGLMQDGQLLNAASIFFSKKPILQLRCAVFATTDSATIIDRHDFTGDILELIEEAQKYILKNIHIGMRLDGLYRVDVPEISVAAMREAIINAFCHRDYRDPDYVQIAIFKNRVEIRNPGELYGGLTIARIRKGNVSRRRNPLIADLLRRIQMVETWGRGMRLILAEEPTVKFSEVAQIFIAAFFRPSYAESFETIDKTIDKTIDKDLFVTEKAIIKLITANPSITQKEMAGQLNLSEIGVRYHIKKLKAKGILQRKGGKKAGRWEVKG, via the coding sequence ATGAAAGAAAGTGAAGCCGTTGAATTGAAAAGGAGCTTGGCTGAACTGAAAGATGGGCTGATCTCCGTCGCCGCCATCCTTAACAAACACGGCAAGGGCGAACTGTGGTTTGGTTTAAAGAATACCGGGGTTGCAGTTGGCTTGCAGGTGACGGAAAAGACACTGCGCGATCTTTCACAGGCCATAGCCGCCCACATTGAGCCGAAGATTTTTCCACAGATTACGCAGGAGTCGCTTACGGGTAAGCCCTGTATCAAAGTTGCTTTTGATGGAAAAGAAAGGCCTTATTTTGCCTATGGCCGGGCTTATATGCGGGTGGCCGATGAAGACCGGCAGATGAGTGCCAAAGAGCTTGAACGCCTGATCCTCGCCAGAAACCGTGAGGTTATCCGCTGGGATACCGAGCCCTGTAAAACCTCAATCAAGGAACTCAATGAACGAAAAATAAGAGACTTCGTGAAACGCGCTGGTCTGGTCTGGGACAAAACCACCAATGTACTGGAAAAACTGGGGCTTATGCAGGATGGACAATTGCTCAATGCCGCTTCCATCTTTTTCTCCAAAAAGCCAATATTGCAATTGCGCTGTGCCGTTTTTGCCACCACCGACAGCGCGACCATAATTGACCGACACGATTTCACTGGCGATATTCTGGAGCTTATCGAAGAAGCGCAAAAATACATTCTCAAAAACATTCACATCGGCATGAGGCTGGACGGCCTCTACCGTGTGGATGTGCCTGAGATATCGGTAGCGGCCATGCGTGAGGCGATTATCAACGCCTTCTGTCATCGCGATTATCGCGACCCGGACTATGTACAGATAGCCATTTTTAAAAACCGCGTTGAAATCCGTAATCCCGGTGAGCTTTATGGCGGGTTGACCATCGCCAGGATACGCAAAGGCAATGTCTCCAGACGACGGAATCCGCTCATCGCCGATTTGCTGCGCCGTATCCAGATGGTCGAGACCTGGGGACGGGGCATGCGTCTCATTCTTGCCGAGGAACCGACCGTAAAATTCAGCGAAGTAGCACAAATCTTTATTGCCGCCTTTTTCAGGCCTTCTTATGCCGAGTCGTTTGAGACTATCGATAAAACTATCGATAAAACTATCGATAAGGACCTCTTCGTTACGGAAAAAGCCATCATTAAACTGATAACAGCCAATCCATCTATTACGCAAAAAGAGATGGCAGGGCAATTGAATCTGTCCGAAATAGGCGTACGCTATCACATCAAGAAACTGAAGGCTAAGGGCATCTTACAGCGAAAAGGCGGAAAGAAGGCTGGGCGTTGGGAGGTGAAGGGATGA
- a CDS encoding FadR family transcriptional regulator: MPKFKPIKQMRVSEEVAGQLKESIMVGHFLAGDRLPSERDLAEAFQVSRVAIREALRSLENSGFVVTRQGATGGAFVTDLTFQHLANAFVDLFRSEKISVPEMYQVRLLIEPEVARLAATKITPKYAQRLQEALEAEEQPVTSLKEDMERKTAVHYILAEMGGNRFFEAMIRSFVELTLRVILAAEPDFPFIHPAGMHRSIVEAVLSGNPNKAALAMKKHAVEFGKILIKMEKTFRKKKSPPSF, from the coding sequence ATGCCGAAATTTAAGCCGATAAAACAGATGCGTGTTTCCGAAGAGGTGGCCGGACAACTCAAAGAGTCCATCATGGTCGGCCATTTCCTGGCGGGCGATCGCCTGCCTTCCGAAAGGGATCTGGCCGAAGCCTTTCAGGTCAGTCGGGTGGCCATTCGGGAAGCCCTCCGTTCTTTGGAGAACTCGGGTTTTGTGGTGACCCGCCAGGGGGCGACCGGAGGGGCTTTTGTTACCGATCTCACTTTCCAGCATTTGGCCAACGCCTTTGTCGATCTCTTCCGGTCGGAAAAGATTTCAGTCCCTGAGATGTACCAGGTCAGGCTGCTCATCGAACCCGAGGTGGCCCGGCTGGCGGCCACTAAAATTACTCCAAAATACGCCCAACGGCTCCAGGAGGCCCTGGAGGCCGAAGAGCAGCCGGTAACCTCCCTCAAGGAGGACATGGAACGGAAAACAGCGGTCCATTACATCCTGGCGGAAATGGGCGGCAATCGATTTTTTGAGGCCATGATCCGCTCTTTTGTAGAGTTGACCTTGAGGGTTATTCTGGCAGCCGAACCGGATTTTCCATTTATCCACCCGGCCGGGATGCACCGCTCGATTGTTGAGGCGGTTCTGTCCGGTAATCCCAATAAGGCCGCCCTGGCCATGAAAAAACACGCGGTTGAATTCGGGAAGATCCTGATCAAGATGGAAAAAACCTTCCGGAAAAAGAAATCCCCCCCTTCCTTTTAG
- a CDS encoding cobalamin B12-binding domain-containing protein: MNEKLIDLMADLKEEETYAQVEALINSGTDPLEILAQARSAMEIVGKRFEIEEYFIPDLVLAGEILKAISEKVKPLIKKGEAPQKKGKVLIGTVAGDIHDIGKDIVTFMLDVNGYDVLDLGINVPVQVFVDKVKEFEPQVVGLSGFLTLAFDSMEKTVKAIEEAGWRDKVKIMIGGGQMDDEVKKYARADAYGKDAAAAVNLCKQWII; the protein is encoded by the coding sequence ATGAACGAAAAATTAATCGACCTGATGGCCGACCTGAAGGAAGAGGAGACCTATGCCCAGGTCGAAGCACTGATCAACAGCGGAACCGATCCCCTGGAAATCCTGGCCCAGGCCCGCTCGGCCATGGAGATTGTGGGAAAGCGCTTTGAGATCGAAGAATACTTTATCCCTGACCTGGTCCTGGCCGGTGAGATCCTCAAAGCCATCTCGGAGAAAGTCAAGCCTTTGATTAAAAAAGGGGAGGCCCCTCAAAAAAAGGGCAAGGTCTTGATCGGCACCGTGGCCGGTGACATCCATGACATCGGCAAGGACATCGTCACCTTCATGCTGGATGTCAACGGCTATGACGTTCTGGACCTGGGGATCAACGTGCCGGTCCAGGTCTTTGTGGACAAAGTAAAGGAATTTGAGCCTCAGGTAGTGGGCCTGAGCGGTTTTCTGACCCTGGCCTTCGATTCCATGGAAAAAACCGTCAAAGCCATAGAAGAAGCCGGTTGGCGGGATAAGGTGAAAATTATGATCGGCGGCGGTCAGATGGATGACGAAGTGAAGAAGTACGCTCGGGCCGACGCTTACGGGAAGGATGCCGCCGCAGCCGTCAATCTCTGTAAACAATGGATCATTTAA
- a CDS encoding dihydropteroate synthase, which translates to METHLFSPKGNEVVIGDKRPTVLIGERINPFGKGILKEAMKAGDMEPIRQEALRQAEAGADILMISVAAFGLDEETVLPRVTEAVIKTVDLPLCLESRNPSALDKALQLGCGKPIVSSVTGEDSLLSQILPLVKKYHTAVVVLASDETGIPREPVRRVEIIKGILNRAVSLGIDQEDILVDSVAESSAVSDQAVRITLETMGKVKQEWGFNQVLGASNVSFGLPKRMVTNAVFLSLAIQSGLTCAIVDAARMKPYILAADLLLGRDPRARRYTAYFRKLKSVSSH; encoded by the coding sequence ATGGAAACACACCTATTTAGTCCTAAAGGCAACGAAGTCGTTATTGGCGATAAACGTCCGACGGTATTGATCGGGGAACGCATCAACCCCTTCGGCAAGGGCATTCTCAAGGAAGCCATGAAGGCCGGGGATATGGAGCCCATCCGTCAGGAGGCCCTGAGACAGGCGGAGGCCGGCGCCGATATCCTGATGATCAGCGTGGCGGCCTTCGGTCTGGACGAAGAAACCGTCCTCCCCCGGGTGACGGAGGCGGTCATCAAAACAGTGGATCTGCCCCTTTGCCTGGAAAGCCGCAATCCCTCGGCCCTGGATAAAGCCTTGCAATTAGGGTGCGGTAAGCCGATCGTCAGTTCGGTCACCGGAGAAGATTCTTTGCTTTCACAGATCTTGCCTCTGGTCAAGAAATATCATACGGCGGTGGTCGTCCTGGCTTCGGATGAGACCGGCATTCCCAGGGAACCCGTCAGACGGGTGGAAATCATAAAAGGTATCCTCAACCGGGCCGTAAGCCTGGGGATCGACCAGGAGGACATCCTGGTAGACTCCGTGGCAGAGTCGAGTGCGGTGAGTGATCAGGCGGTCCGGATTACCTTGGAGACCATGGGAAAGGTGAAACAGGAATGGGGGTTTAATCAGGTCCTCGGGGCCAGTAATGTCTCCTTCGGCCTGCCCAAGAGGATGGTGACCAACGCGGTTTTTCTTTCTTTAGCCATCCAGTCGGGACTCACCTGCGCCATCGTCGATGCCGCCAGGATGAAACCCTATATTTTGGCCGCCGATCTTTTGTTAGGCCGCGATCCCAGGGCCCGCCGCTACACGGCCTATTTCCGGAAGTTGAAGAGTGTCTCTTCCCATTGA